A DNA window from Castanea sativa cultivar Marrone di Chiusa Pesio chromosome 7, ASM4071231v1 contains the following coding sequences:
- the LOC142644146 gene encoding uncharacterized protein LOC142644146: MDGLPMRLNLAKRRLNIEAKCPLCEKAPESTSHALIYCNKLGDVRWNWHSCPINLLAGNISFVDLALEILDVGTPQDLEPLFATAWSIWYNRNQVIHESGAMSYSQIWNFALRAQEDYKGAEAYSHLKQQPPGIG, encoded by the coding sequence ATGGATGGGCTGCCTATGAGACTAAATCTGGCAAAGCGTCGTTTGAACATCGAGGCCAAATGTCCACTCTGTGAGAAGGCACCTGAAAGCACCAGTCATGCATTAATATATTGTAACAAGCTTGGTGATGTTCGGTGGAACTGGCATTCTTGCCCGATAAACCTGCTGGCGGGGAACATCAGCTTCGTAGATTTAGCCTTGGAAATTCTGGATGTAGGTACCCCACAGGACCTTGAACCTCTTTTTGCAACAGCTTGGTCCATTTGGTATAACCGGAATCAGGTGATTCATGAGTCTGGTGCCATGTCATACTCCCAAATTTGGAACTTTGCTTTGCGAGCCCAAGAGGACTATAAAGGTGCTGAAGCGTATAGCCATCTCAAACAGCAACCCCCTGGCATTGGGTGA